A DNA window from Caulobacter mirabilis contains the following coding sequences:
- a CDS encoding cell division protein ZapA — MAQVTVHINGKPYSVGCEDGQERHLTEIARLFDSQVRQVSQDVGQLGETRLFLMGALLLADEMADLKLRLAHVQGELARLQTEHAKTETKAVAALENAAKRIEKLAGA, encoded by the coding sequence ATGGCCCAGGTGACCGTCCACATCAACGGCAAGCCCTACAGCGTCGGCTGCGAGGACGGACAGGAACGCCACCTGACCGAGATCGCCCGCCTGTTCGACAGCCAGGTCCGCCAGGTCAGCCAGGACGTCGGCCAGCTCGGCGAGACCCGCCTGTTCCTGATGGGCGCCCTGCTGCTGGCCGACGAGATGGCCGACCTCAAGCTGCGCCTGGCCCATGTCCAGGGCGAGCTCGCCCGGCTCCAGACCGAACACGCCAAGACCGAGACCAAGGCCGTCGCGGCGCTCGAGAACGCGGCCAAGCGGATCGAGAAGCTGGCCGGGGCCTAG
- a CDS encoding DUF4164 family protein, protein MSGESEGSALDLAVRRLERAVASLESRMTAKTADSDADGGDLFDQDHARLNAELDASRAREKALEEAGAQASEALGRAIAEIRAALGDDAPAPSTGTEG, encoded by the coding sequence ATGTCGGGAGAGTCCGAGGGAAGCGCCCTCGATCTGGCCGTGCGCCGGCTGGAACGCGCGGTGGCTTCGCTCGAAAGCCGGATGACGGCGAAAACCGCGGACAGCGACGCCGACGGCGGAGACCTGTTCGACCAGGATCACGCCCGCCTGAACGCCGAACTGGACGCTTCGCGCGCCCGCGAGAAGGCGCTCGAGGAAGCCGGCGCCCAGGCCTCGGAAGCGCTGGGTCGCGCCATCGCCGAGATTCGCGCCGCGCTCGGCGACGACGCGCCCGCCCCCTCGACCGGAACGGAGGGCTGA
- the tkt gene encoding transketolase: MSVSPVKMADAIRVLSMDAVHHAKSGHQGAPMGLADVATVLWTKFLKYDASKPDWADRDRFVLSAGHASMLIYSLLHLTGFKAVTMDQIRNFRQWGSATPGHPEYGHTPGVETTTGPLGQGIATAVGMAMAERSLHARYGDDLVDHRTWVVAGDGCLMEGVSQEAISLAGRLKLSKLTVLFDDNNTTIDGEATISETGDQMLRFKAAGWAVKAVDGHDHGKIAAALRWATRQKVPTMIACKTKISKGAGPKEGDVHGHGYSLFDEEATLARQAMGWPLPPFELPEDIAAAWLKAGRKGGSARRKWDKRLKSHKDGADFTRAVKGDLPTGAFDALQAHIDANIANPVANATRVHSGSALTALTPAIPEMIGGSADLTGSNNTYVKGMVPFDAPDYAGRYVHYGVREHGMAAAMNGMALHGGVIPYSGTFMCFADYSRAAIRLGALMGVRVIHVMTHDSIGLGEDGPTHQPVEHLASLRAMPNLNVYRPADAIEAAECWQSALQHKTTPSIMALSRQKTPVARTASATENLSAKGAYELAAAEGGDAQVTIFASGTEVGVALGARQLLQAGGVPTRVVSTPCWELFEQQSAKYRADTIGKAKVRVAVEAAVKMGWERFIGEDGVFVGMTGFGASAPFERLYKEFGITAEGVAEAAKAKLG, from the coding sequence ATGTCCGTCAGCCCCGTGAAGATGGCCGACGCCATCCGTGTTCTCTCCATGGATGCCGTCCATCACGCCAAGTCCGGCCACCAGGGCGCCCCGATGGGCCTGGCCGACGTGGCGACGGTGCTGTGGACCAAGTTTCTGAAGTACGACGCCAGCAAGCCGGACTGGGCCGACCGCGACCGCTTCGTGCTGTCCGCCGGCCACGCCTCGATGCTGATCTACAGCCTGCTGCACCTGACCGGCTTCAAGGCCGTCACGATGGACCAGATCCGCAACTTCCGTCAGTGGGGCAGCGCCACGCCGGGCCATCCGGAATACGGCCACACCCCGGGCGTCGAGACCACCACCGGGCCGCTGGGCCAGGGCATCGCCACCGCCGTCGGCATGGCCATGGCCGAGCGCAGCCTGCACGCCCGTTACGGCGATGACCTGGTCGACCACCGCACCTGGGTGGTCGCCGGCGACGGCTGCCTGATGGAGGGCGTCAGCCAGGAGGCGATCAGCCTGGCCGGCCGCCTGAAGCTCAGCAAGCTGACGGTGCTGTTCGACGACAACAACACCACCATCGACGGCGAGGCGACCATCTCCGAGACCGGCGACCAGATGCTGCGCTTCAAGGCCGCGGGCTGGGCCGTGAAGGCCGTCGACGGCCACGACCACGGCAAGATCGCCGCGGCGCTGCGCTGGGCGACCCGCCAGAAGGTCCCCACCATGATCGCCTGCAAGACCAAGATCTCGAAGGGCGCCGGCCCGAAGGAAGGCGACGTCCACGGCCACGGCTACTCGCTGTTCGACGAGGAAGCGACGCTGGCTCGCCAGGCCATGGGCTGGCCGTTGCCGCCGTTCGAGCTTCCCGAGGATATCGCCGCCGCCTGGTTGAAGGCCGGCCGCAAGGGGGGCTCGGCCCGCCGCAAGTGGGACAAGCGCCTGAAGAGCCACAAGGACGGCGCCGACTTCACCCGCGCCGTGAAGGGCGACCTGCCGACCGGCGCCTTTGACGCGCTGCAGGCCCATATCGACGCCAACATCGCCAACCCGGTCGCCAACGCCACCCGCGTGCATAGCGGCTCGGCCCTGACGGCGCTGACCCCGGCGATCCCGGAAATGATCGGCGGCTCGGCCGACCTGACCGGCTCGAACAACACCTACGTCAAGGGCATGGTCCCGTTCGACGCGCCGGACTACGCCGGCCGCTACGTCCACTACGGCGTGCGCGAGCACGGCATGGCCGCCGCGATGAACGGCATGGCCCTGCACGGCGGCGTCATTCCCTACAGCGGCACCTTCATGTGCTTCGCCGACTACAGCCGCGCGGCCATCCGCCTGGGCGCCCTGATGGGCGTGCGGGTGATCCATGTGATGACCCACGATTCCATCGGCCTCGGCGAAGACGGCCCGACCCACCAGCCGGTCGAGCACCTGGCCTCGCTGCGCGCCATGCCGAACCTGAACGTCTACCGCCCGGCGGACGCGATCGAGGCGGCGGAGTGCTGGCAGTCGGCGCTGCAGCACAAGACCACGCCGTCGATCATGGCCCTGTCGCGCCAGAAGACGCCGGTCGCCCGCACCGCCTCGGCGACCGAGAACCTGTCCGCCAAGGGCGCCTACGAGCTGGCGGCGGCCGAGGGCGGCGACGCCCAGGTGACGATCTTCGCCTCGGGCACCGAAGTCGGCGTCGCCCTCGGCGCCCGCCAGCTGCTGCAGGCCGGCGGCGTCCCCACCCGCGTGGTCTCGACCCCCTGCTGGGAGCTGTTCGAGCAGCAGTCGGCCAAGTACCGCGCCGACACGATCGGCAAGGCCAAGGTCCGCGTCGCGGTCGAGGCGGCGGTCAAGATGGGCTGGGAACGCTTCATCGGCGAGGACGGCGTCTTCGTCGGCATGACCGGCTTCGGCGCCTCGGCTCCGTTCGAGCGCCTCTACAAGGAGTTCGGCATCACCGCCGAGGGCGTCGCCGAGGCGGCTAAGGCGAAGCTGGGCTGA
- a CDS encoding glyoxalase superfamily protein — MGITFGAVIPVLRIFDIDKARAFYVDYLGFEVVWEHRFSPSAPLYMEVRRAGLRLHLSEHHGDGSPGVQVRIETSGLRDYHAELHGKAYGYLRPGLEPGHGGVELGLLDPFGNRLTLYEPEGDQ; from the coding sequence ATGGGGATCACGTTCGGAGCCGTCATCCCCGTCCTGCGCATCTTCGACATCGACAAGGCGCGGGCCTTCTATGTCGACTACCTCGGCTTCGAGGTGGTCTGGGAGCACCGCTTCTCACCTAGCGCGCCGCTCTACATGGAGGTCCGGCGCGCCGGGCTGCGTCTGCATCTCAGCGAACACCACGGCGACGGTTCTCCCGGCGTCCAGGTCCGGATCGAGACGAGCGGCCTGCGCGATTATCACGCCGAGCTGCACGGCAAGGCCTATGGCTACCTGCGGCCGGGCCTGGAGCCCGGCCATGGCGGGGTGGAGCTCGGCCTCCTCGACCCGTTCGGCAACAGACTGACCCTCTACGAACCCGAAGGCGACCAATGA
- the purT gene encoding formate-dependent phosphoribosylglycinamide formyltransferase — protein sequence MKLGTPLSPTATKVMLLGSGELGKEVAIELQRLGVEVIAVDRYANAPAMQVAHRSHVIAMTDAAALKALIAQEQPDLVVPEIEAIATDALAEIEAAGEVAVIPTARATQLTMNREGIRRLAAEDLGLPTSAYAFASSRDELEAGAAAVGYPCFVKPVMSSSGKGQSYVETAADIGAAWDYALSAGRVETARVIVEGRIDFDFEITLLTVRAIGASGEVETFFCAPVGHRQVKGDYVESWQPQAMSAAALASAKDIAGQVTAALGGRGLFGVELFVKGDEVWFSEVSPRPHDTGLVTLATQVQSEFALHARAILGLPVDVSLREPGASAVIYGGMEAEGVAFEGVAEALSVPDSDLRLFGKPEAFERRRMGVALARAADTDTARANAREAAGRVRVVRGR from the coding sequence ATGAAACTCGGCACTCCGCTCAGCCCCACCGCGACCAAGGTCATGCTCCTGGGCTCGGGCGAGCTCGGCAAGGAGGTGGCCATCGAGCTGCAGCGGCTGGGCGTCGAGGTGATCGCCGTCGACCGCTACGCCAACGCCCCGGCCATGCAGGTGGCCCACCGCAGCCATGTGATCGCCATGACCGACGCGGCGGCGCTGAAGGCCTTGATCGCCCAGGAGCAGCCCGATCTGGTCGTGCCCGAGATCGAGGCGATCGCCACCGACGCCCTGGCCGAGATCGAGGCGGCCGGCGAGGTCGCCGTCATCCCGACCGCCCGCGCCACCCAGCTGACGATGAACCGCGAGGGCATCCGCCGGCTGGCCGCCGAGGACCTGGGCCTGCCGACCAGCGCCTACGCCTTCGCCTCATCGCGCGACGAGCTGGAAGCGGGCGCCGCGGCCGTCGGCTATCCCTGTTTCGTCAAGCCGGTCATGAGCTCGTCGGGCAAGGGGCAGTCCTACGTCGAGACCGCCGCCGATATCGGCGCGGCCTGGGACTACGCCCTGTCGGCCGGCCGGGTCGAGACGGCCCGGGTCATCGTCGAAGGTCGCATCGACTTCGACTTCGAGATCACGCTGCTGACGGTCCGCGCCATCGGCGCCTCCGGCGAGGTCGAGACCTTCTTCTGCGCGCCCGTCGGCCACCGACAGGTGAAGGGCGACTATGTCGAGAGCTGGCAGCCGCAGGCGATGAGCGCCGCCGCCCTGGCCTCCGCGAAGGACATCGCCGGCCAGGTCACCGCCGCCCTCGGCGGCCGCGGCCTGTTCGGCGTCGAGCTGTTCGTGAAGGGCGACGAGGTCTGGTTCTCGGAGGTCAGCCCGCGTCCGCACGACACCGGCCTGGTCACCCTGGCCACCCAGGTGCAGAGCGAGTTCGCGCTGCACGCCCGCGCCATCCTCGGCCTGCCGGTCGACGTCAGCCTGCGCGAGCCGGGCGCCAGCGCGGTGATCTACGGCGGCATGGAGGCCGAGGGCGTGGCGTTCGAGGGCGTCGCCGAGGCGCTGAGCGTTCCTGACAGCGACCTGCGCCTGTTCGGCAAGCCGGAAGCCTTCGAGCGCCGCCGCATGGGCGTGGCCCTGGCCCGCGCCGCCGACACCGACACGGCTCGCGCCAACGCCCGCGAAGCGGCGGGGCGGGTGAGGGTGGTTAGAGGCCGATAG
- a CDS encoding pirin family protein: MRQVLGVYDSPKPHWVGDGFPVRSMFAHGAMGGGEVSPFLLLDHAGPAEFSPSDRRRGVGVHPHRGFETVTIVYEGEVDHRDSSGGGGHIGPGDVQWMTAASGILHEEFHSDAFTKRGGVMEMAQLWVNLPARDKGAPPAYQTLVAADIPTVELADGAGTLRVIAGAYDGAKGPARTFTPIDVWDLRLKAGGRTTLAPAEGRMLGLAVLSGTVQVNGDAVARGGQFVLLDRTGGEVAIEANNDAKILVLSGEPIEEPVAWHGPFVMNTRQELVQTIEDFNAGRFGAIPA, from the coding sequence ATGCGTCAGGTTCTTGGCGTTTACGATAGCCCAAAGCCCCATTGGGTCGGCGACGGCTTTCCGGTCCGCTCGATGTTCGCCCACGGCGCGATGGGCGGCGGCGAGGTCAGCCCCTTTCTGCTGCTCGATCACGCCGGCCCCGCCGAGTTCTCGCCGAGCGACCGCCGGCGCGGCGTCGGGGTCCACCCGCACCGCGGCTTCGAGACCGTCACCATCGTCTACGAGGGCGAGGTCGATCACCGCGACTCCTCCGGCGGCGGCGGCCATATCGGTCCCGGCGACGTGCAGTGGATGACGGCCGCCTCGGGCATCCTGCACGAGGAGTTCCACTCCGACGCCTTCACCAAACGTGGCGGCGTGATGGAGATGGCGCAGCTGTGGGTGAACCTGCCGGCCCGGGACAAGGGGGCGCCGCCCGCCTACCAGACCCTGGTCGCGGCCGACATTCCGACGGTCGAACTGGCCGACGGCGCCGGGACGCTGCGGGTGATCGCGGGCGCGTACGACGGCGCCAAGGGTCCGGCGCGCACCTTCACCCCGATCGACGTCTGGGACCTGCGCCTGAAGGCCGGCGGCCGGACGACGCTCGCCCCGGCCGAGGGCCGCATGCTCGGTCTGGCGGTGCTGTCCGGCACGGTTCAGGTCAACGGCGACGCCGTCGCGCGCGGCGGCCAGTTCGTGCTGCTCGACCGCACGGGCGGCGAGGTCGCGATCGAGGCCAACAACGACGCCAAGATCCTGGTCCTGAGCGGCGAGCCGATCGAGGAGCCGGTCGCCTGGCACGGCCCGTTCGTCATGAACACCCGCCAGGAGCTGGTCCAGACGATCGAGGACTTCAACGCCGGCCGCTTCGGGGCGATCCCGGCCTAG
- the gap gene encoding type I glyceraldehyde-3-phosphate dehydrogenase — protein sequence MTVRVAINGFGRIGRLVLRSIAEHGRKDIEVVAINDLGPVETNAHLLRYDSVHGRFPGTVTTGEDWIDVGMGKIKVTAERDPANLPHKDLGVDIAFECTGIFTSKDKASAHLTAGAKRVLVSAPADNADKTIVYKVNHETLTADDIVVSNGSCTTNALAPVAKVLHDLFGIERGYMTTIHAYTGDQPTLDTMHKDLYRGRAAALSMIPTSTGAAKALGLVLPELKGKLDGSSIRVPTPNVSVIDLKVVAGREVTVAEINAALQAAADGPMSGVLATTTDPLVSSDLNHIAASSTAALPQTQVIDGKLARVLSWYDNEWGFATRMSDTALVMAKFL from the coding sequence ATGACTGTTCGCGTCGCCATCAACGGCTTCGGCCGTATCGGCCGTCTCGTCCTCCGCTCGATCGCCGAACATGGCCGCAAGGACATCGAGGTCGTCGCCATCAACGACCTGGGCCCCGTCGAGACCAACGCCCACCTGCTGCGCTACGACAGCGTGCACGGCCGCTTCCCCGGTACGGTGACGACCGGCGAGGACTGGATCGACGTCGGCATGGGCAAGATCAAGGTCACCGCCGAGCGTGACCCGGCCAACCTGCCGCACAAGGATCTGGGCGTCGACATCGCCTTCGAGTGCACCGGCATCTTCACGTCCAAGGACAAGGCCTCGGCCCACCTGACCGCCGGCGCCAAGCGCGTGCTGGTCTCGGCCCCGGCCGACAACGCCGACAAGACCATCGTCTACAAGGTCAACCACGAGACCCTGACGGCCGACGACATCGTCGTCTCCAACGGCTCCTGCACCACCAACGCCCTGGCCCCGGTGGCCAAGGTCCTGCACGACCTGTTCGGCATCGAGCGTGGCTACATGACCACGATCCACGCCTACACCGGCGACCAGCCGACCCTCGACACCATGCACAAGGACCTCTACCGCGGTCGCGCGGCGGCCCTGAGCATGATCCCGACCTCGACCGGCGCCGCCAAGGCCCTGGGCCTGGTCCTGCCGGAGCTGAAGGGCAAGCTGGACGGCTCGTCGATCCGCGTCCCGACCCCGAACGTCTCGGTCATCGACCTGAAGGTCGTCGCCGGCCGTGAAGTGACCGTGGCCGAAATCAACGCCGCCCTGCAGGCCGCCGCCGATGGCCCGATGTCGGGCGTCCTGGCCACGACGACGGACCCGCTGGTCTCCAGCGACCTGAACCACATCGCCGCCTCCTCGACCGCCGCCCTGCCGCAGACCCAGGTCATCGACGGCAAGCTGGCCCGCGTGCTGAGCTGGTACGACAACGAGTGGGGCTTCGCGACCCGCATGAGCGACACCGCGCTCGTGATGGCGAAGTTCCTCTAA
- a CDS encoding GNAT family N-acetyltransferase has protein sequence MSGSNSRLRLRRPASDDADILFAIYGDPRTNQTNPAGPFPDLEKAEAVLASWMAHWDEHGFGVWAIARAEAPDQVIGFGGLSLRLYGDVEKLNLGYRFAVEAWGQGYATEFGRAALDHAFSALGRDEVFGLVRPANTASIHVLEKLGMTRVDELDDVPGEAKSFVYAIRNPAAAPA, from the coding sequence GTGAGCGGATCGAACTCCAGACTTCGCCTGCGCCGCCCCGCTTCCGACGACGCGGACATCCTGTTCGCGATCTACGGCGATCCCCGCACCAACCAGACCAACCCGGCGGGACCGTTCCCGGACCTGGAGAAGGCCGAGGCGGTGCTGGCGAGTTGGATGGCGCACTGGGACGAGCACGGCTTCGGCGTCTGGGCGATCGCCCGCGCCGAGGCGCCGGATCAGGTCATCGGCTTCGGCGGTCTCAGCCTGCGGCTCTACGGCGACGTCGAGAAGCTGAACCTAGGCTACCGCTTCGCGGTCGAGGCCTGGGGGCAGGGCTACGCCACGGAATTCGGGCGCGCCGCCCTCGACCATGCGTTCAGCGCCCTGGGCCGGGACGAGGTCTTCGGCCTGGTCCGCCCGGCCAACACCGCCTCCATCCATGTGCTCGAGAAGCTGGGCATGACGCGGGTGGACGAACTCGACGACGTTCCGGGTGAGGCGAAGAGCTTCGTCTACGCCATCCGGAACCCCGCCGCAGCGCCGGCGTAA
- a CDS encoding phosphoglycerate kinase, which produces MPFRSLETADLAGKRALVRVDLNVPMADGKVTDDTRLRAVLPTIRFLSTRGAKVVLLAHFDRPKGKRVPEMSLKPVVGPLSALLEQPVAFADDCIGGEAAAVVNGLENGGVALLENIRYHAGEEKNDPAFAAELAKLGDLYVNDAFSAAHRAHASTEGLARLLPAYPGLSMQRELEMLDAALGNPVKPVLGIVGGAKVSTKLDLLNNLVEKLDRLAIGGGMANTFLAAQGHPVGSSLCEHDLGDTAREIIAKAAQAGCELLLPVDVVVAAEVKPNTATRVLALDEVKDGDLILDAGPKTVERLLTAMDDSKTFIWNGPLGVFEVPPFDAATVAAAKKAGELAQAGKLVAVAGGGDTVAALNHAGVAGEMTFVSTAGGAFLEWMEGKVLPGVAALEV; this is translated from the coding sequence ATGCCCTTCCGCTCCCTCGAAACCGCCGATCTCGCCGGCAAGCGCGCCCTGGTCCGCGTGGACCTCAACGTGCCGATGGCCGACGGCAAGGTGACCGACGACACCCGCCTGCGCGCGGTGCTGCCGACCATCCGCTTCCTGTCGACCCGGGGCGCCAAGGTGGTGCTGCTGGCCCACTTCGACCGGCCGAAGGGCAAGCGCGTTCCGGAGATGAGCCTGAAGCCGGTCGTCGGCCCGCTGTCGGCGCTGCTGGAGCAGCCGGTGGCCTTCGCCGACGACTGCATCGGCGGTGAGGCCGCGGCGGTCGTGAACGGCCTCGAGAACGGCGGCGTCGCCCTGCTGGAGAACATCCGCTACCACGCCGGCGAAGAGAAGAACGACCCGGCCTTCGCGGCCGAGCTGGCCAAGCTGGGCGACCTGTACGTCAACGACGCCTTCAGCGCCGCCCACCGCGCCCACGCCTCGACCGAGGGCCTGGCCCGCCTGCTGCCGGCCTATCCGGGCCTGTCGATGCAGCGCGAGCTGGAGATGCTGGACGCGGCCCTCGGCAACCCGGTGAAGCCGGTGCTGGGCATCGTCGGCGGGGCCAAGGTCTCGACCAAGCTCGACCTGCTGAACAACCTGGTCGAGAAGCTGGACCGCCTGGCCATTGGCGGCGGCATGGCCAACACCTTCCTGGCCGCACAGGGCCATCCGGTCGGCTCCTCGCTGTGCGAGCACGACCTGGGCGACACCGCCCGCGAGATCATCGCCAAGGCCGCCCAGGCCGGCTGTGAGCTGCTGCTGCCGGTCGACGTTGTCGTCGCCGCCGAGGTGAAGCCGAACACCGCCACGCGCGTGCTGGCCCTGGACGAGGTCAAGGACGGCGACCTGATCCTGGACGCCGGCCCCAAGACGGTCGAGCGCCTGCTGACCGCCATGGACGACAGCAAGACCTTCATCTGGAACGGCCCGCTGGGCGTGTTCGAGGTGCCGCCGTTCGACGCCGCCACCGTGGCGGCGGCCAAGAAGGCCGGCGAACTGGCCCAGGCCGGCAAGCTGGTCGCCGTGGCCGGCGGCGGCGACACCGTCGCGGCCCTGAACCACGCCGGGGTGGCGGGCGAGATGACCTTCGTCTCGACCGCGGGCGGCGCCTTCCTGGAGTGGATGGAAGGCAAGGTCCTGCCGGGCGTCGCGGCTCTGGAAGTCTGA
- the fba gene encoding class II fructose-bisphosphate aldolase (catalyzes the reversible aldol condensation of dihydroxyacetonephosphate and glyceraldehyde 3-phosphate in the Calvin cycle, glycolysis, and/or gluconeogenesis), protein MARITLRQLLDHAAENDYGLPAFNINNMEQGLAIMEAAEACDAPVIIQASRGARSYANDVVLARLIDALVELYPNIPVCMHQDHGNGPATCATAIQYGFTSVMMDGSLKEDAKTPADYDYNVDVTRRVVQMAHSCGVSVEGELGVLGSLETGMGEAEDGHGFEGKLDHSALLTDPDQAVEFVRETKVDALAIAMGTSHGAYKFSRKPDGDVLAMNVIEEIHRRLPNTHLVMHGSSSVPQDLQDIINEFGGQMPQTWGVPVEEIQRGIKHGVRKINIDTDNRMAMTGAIRKLLMEKPGEFDPRAYLKPAKEAMRKVCEQRFREFWADGQASKIKPLSTAQMAKRYSAGELDPKIGVSKAAAE, encoded by the coding sequence GTGGCCCGCATCACCCTTCGTCAGCTTCTCGACCACGCCGCCGAGAATGACTACGGCCTGCCCGCCTTCAACATCAACAACATGGAACAGGGTCTGGCGATCATGGAGGCCGCCGAGGCCTGCGACGCGCCGGTCATCATCCAGGCGTCGCGCGGCGCGCGCAGCTACGCCAACGATGTCGTGCTGGCCCGCCTGATCGACGCCCTGGTCGAGCTGTACCCGAACATCCCGGTCTGCATGCACCAGGATCACGGCAACGGCCCGGCCACCTGCGCCACCGCCATCCAGTACGGTTTCACCTCGGTGATGATGGACGGCAGCCTGAAGGAAGACGCCAAGACCCCGGCCGACTATGACTACAACGTCGATGTCACCCGTCGCGTGGTCCAGATGGCCCACAGCTGCGGCGTCTCGGTCGAGGGCGAGCTGGGCGTGCTGGGCTCGCTGGAGACCGGCATGGGCGAGGCCGAGGACGGCCACGGCTTCGAGGGCAAGCTGGACCACTCGGCCCTGCTGACCGACCCCGACCAGGCGGTCGAGTTCGTGCGCGAGACCAAGGTCGACGCCCTGGCCATCGCCATGGGCACCAGCCACGGCGCCTACAAGTTCAGCCGCAAGCCGGACGGCGACGTGCTGGCCATGAACGTGATCGAGGAGATCCACCGCCGCCTGCCCAACACCCACCTGGTGATGCACGGCTCGTCGTCGGTGCCGCAGGATCTGCAGGACATCATCAACGAGTTCGGCGGCCAGATGCCCCAGACCTGGGGCGTCCCGGTGGAAGAGATCCAGCGCGGCATCAAGCACGGCGTGCGCAAGATCAACATCGACACCGACAACCGCATGGCCATGACCGGCGCGATCCGGAAGCTGCTGATGGAGAAGCCGGGAGAGTTCGACCCGCGCGCCTATCTGAAGCCGGCCAAGGAAGCCATGCGCAAGGTCTGCGAGCAGCGTTTCCGGGAGTTCTGGGCCGACGGCCAGGCCTCCAAGATCAAGCCGCTCAGCACCGCCCAGATGGCCAAGCGCTACAGCGCCGGCGAGCTGGATCCGAAGATCGGCGTCAGCAAGGCCGCCGCGGAGTAG
- a CDS encoding DUF2799 domain-containing protein, with product MRKFGILAAVVACGALVAGCETLNEDQCRAGDWEGIGYTDGANGRQPDRYGDHVKACTKFQIMPDQASYMRGRQRGLPVYCTLDRGFSEGRQGRTYHGVCPAPLERDFVTGYDDGRVVYDAQQRVDRADSDISSAQSRWDEADRKLRNEENRLVDPKLSDSDRAWIREAIKRLRDDRRQADEDLREARYRRDEAEREVNQLRYRFSPRYGSW from the coding sequence ATGCGGAAGTTTGGAATCCTGGCCGCCGTCGTGGCCTGCGGGGCCCTCGTGGCCGGTTGCGAGACGCTCAACGAGGACCAGTGCCGCGCCGGCGACTGGGAGGGCATCGGCTACACGGACGGCGCCAACGGCCGCCAGCCGGACCGCTACGGCGACCATGTGAAGGCCTGCACCAAGTTCCAGATCATGCCGGACCAGGCGTCCTACATGCGTGGACGCCAGCGCGGCCTGCCGGTCTACTGCACGCTGGACCGCGGCTTCTCGGAAGGACGCCAGGGGCGGACGTACCATGGCGTCTGCCCCGCCCCGCTGGAGCGTGACTTCGTGACCGGCTACGATGATGGCCGCGTCGTCTACGACGCCCAGCAGCGGGTCGACCGCGCCGACAGCGACATCTCCTCGGCCCAGAGCCGCTGGGATGAGGCCGATCGCAAGCTCCGCAACGAGGAGAATCGGCTGGTCGATCCGAAGCTGTCCGACAGCGACCGGGCCTGGATCCGGGAGGCGATCAAGCGCCTGCGGGACGACCGCCGCCAGGCGGACGAAGACCTGCGCGAGGCTCGGTATCGCCGCGACGAGGCCGAACGCGAGGTCAACCAGCTCCGCTACCGATTCAGCCCGCGCTACGGCAGCTGGTAG
- a CDS encoding TspO/MBR family protein codes for MQIAETARDAIDGLANSEGRSTKHLLIGLGITAGAVLASALIARANAPTEDHPDIRRAYDKLDDTPLAPPKSAFAVIWPPLFLALTLSGLRVWNAPASPARTQALTLWGVVQALNATWMAIGPKHLGGQLATAIASLGTSAAYAWRARQVDQPAANMVAPYVGWVAFANVLTGDLWRRNRDRPTIH; via the coding sequence ATGCAGATCGCCGAGACCGCCCGGGACGCCATCGACGGACTGGCCAACAGCGAAGGGCGATCGACGAAGCACCTCTTGATCGGCCTCGGCATCACCGCCGGGGCCGTTCTCGCGTCGGCGCTGATCGCGCGGGCCAACGCCCCGACCGAGGACCACCCCGACATTCGTCGCGCCTACGACAAGCTCGACGACACGCCTCTCGCACCGCCGAAGAGCGCCTTCGCCGTGATCTGGCCGCCGCTGTTCCTGGCGCTCACGCTGTCGGGCTTGCGCGTCTGGAACGCGCCCGCCAGTCCGGCCCGAACCCAGGCCCTGACCCTGTGGGGCGTGGTGCAGGCGTTGAACGCCACCTGGATGGCGATCGGACCCAAGCATCTGGGCGGCCAGCTGGCGACGGCGATCGCCTCGCTGGGGACTTCGGCCGCCTACGCCTGGCGCGCCCGCCAGGTCGACCAGCCCGCCGCCAACATGGTCGCGCCCTACGTCGGCTGGGTGGCCTTCGCCAACGTCCTGACCGGCGACCTGTGGCGGCGAAACCGGGACAGGCCGACGATCCACTGA